In Lacinutrix sp. Bg11-31, the DNA window ATGTCCTGGAATAGCCTGAGGTTTTCCATTTTTATATTTTCCAATTCTTGCACCTAATAAACAAACCGCTACTAAAGCTGCCCATCCACCAACTGAATGCACTAATGTAGATCCTGCAAAATCATAAAACCCTAATTGATCTAAAAATCCGCCTCCCCATTTCCATGAGCCAGCAATTGGATAAATTAACCCAACGTAGATTACTGTGAACAACATAAATGGTCCAATTTTCATACGCTCTGCAACTGCTCCAGAAACTATAGTTGCCGCTGTTGCTGCAAACATTCCTTGAAATAAGAAATCTGTCCAATATGTATAACCTTCACTATAAGTTAAATCTAAACCTCCTGCTGCTGTAAGCGGAGCATCTAATCCAAATCCTGCAAAACCTAATATTCCCATATCACCAGATTCGAAACCTGGATACATAAGATTAAATCCTACTAAGCAGTATAGCAACAAACCAACTGTTATAATAAATATGTTTTTAAATAAAATGTTTAATGTGTTTTTTTGTCTTGTTAATCCTATTTCTAAAAGCGCAAACCCTAAGTGCATAAAGAAAACGAGTGCTGTACAGATCATCATCCATACATTATTTGTAAGTAATTCCATGTTTTTTATTTTAAAGTGTTTCCTCCTTTTTCTCCTGTTCTTATTCTGTAAACCTCATCTATATTTGAGACAAAAATTTTACCATCTCCAACATCTCCAGTTGAGCCAGATTCTAAAATGGCTTTTATAGTTACGGCTTCAAAATCATCGTTAACTACAATAGATAAATAACGCCTTTGAATATCGCTGGTACTATAACTCACGCCACGATAAACATGACCTTCTTGTTCGTTCCCTAATCCTGTAACATCCCAATACGAAAAGAAATTAACACCAACTTCGTGTAGCGCTTCTTTTACTGCAGAAAACTTAGCTTTTCTGATGATTGCTTCAACTTTTTTCATAATTTGTTTTAGTTAAAATTTATATATAGCTGCAACTACAAAAGAACCTAAACTCTTTGTAGCCATTAAATCTGTATCAATAAACATATCTTCCGACCCATTGTCTAATCTAAACTCAGGTTTGATAATTAAATCGTCTATAGTATAACTTCCTGTTAGAGTTACTGCAAAAACACTTGGATCATCATCTATTGCATCACTCTGCGTTTGAAAATATTCACCTCTAAGACCTAAACTAAAAGCTTCGCTTAAAGTATATTGAGGATATAAATCAACACCATAAAAACCTTCACCATCATTATCTGCATATGCTGCGTTAATACCTACAAAGAAATCATCTGTAGCATCAAAACCACCTGTATAATCCACTTCGAAACCTAATCCAGCAGCATCATATAATAAATTTAAAAACTGACCATCATAACCTAATTGAGCTCCTACTGCGTAGCTTCCGTCTGGATTAAACTCAGTAACATCTGTCTGGTTAAATACACCAAGCATTAAGCTAAAATCTTCAGATAATGTAAAATCTGCTTTTATACCTGTATGAGAAAATGGTCCATTAGAAAACAAATAAGAAGTACTATAGTTAAAGTTTCCTACAGGAGAAATAACCTCATATCCTAAATAAGTATTGAACTTACCAAAAGTCAACTTTGTATTTTCGCTAATATTATAATAAGCGAATAACTGATTTAATACTGTTGCACTAGCCACTTCTCCTCTTGGTCCAAAAACTAAATCTGCTACTGCTCCTACTTTTCCTTTTTCGTAAGACGCAATAATATTTGCCATCCCTAATGAGAAACCTGATTTATCTGCAAAAGATGTTGGAGGAGCTATTTGAGTTGTATCGTTTGGGGCTGTTAAATTGGCTCTATAATACGCATCTACACTTCCTTCAAAAGAAAACTTCTTCTCAGCAGCTTCTTCTTTGTTTTGAGCGATAATTATTGATGTTATTAACAACATAATGGTTAGTGTAATTTTCTTCATAATAAACTTATTTTTAATGGTTATAAAAATCAAATCTATATAAAATGAAAATACACCCTATTAAAAAATAGGGCTAAAAGTTAATTTTTATGAATTTAAACAATTACACCCTAAAAATTTTAGGGTTAAATTGTTTTTTAGTCTTTTTTTGTTAATTTCACAATGATGATTTTCAAGAATTATCATGTTTTTGATAAATTCAATGCATTATTTCTAATCAACACTATTTAACGCAAACGTTTTCGCAATAAATAACCATTAATCAATAAAATATTATCATTACCTATTATGTATTATATGACTAGATAATTGCTGAATTTTCATTTAGAACACCCTTAATTATCAATATCGGAAAAGTGTTTCCTTCTTTTTTTTAATCGAGAAATAGCATCTATATTACAGATGTAATAAGGCGTAAAAACCTTTAAATTTTCTGAATTATGTTGAAAAAACAAGGACTTTATTTACCAGAATTTGAACACGATAATTGTGGCGCTGGATTTATATGTAGTTTAACTGGAAAACGCTCAAATGATATTATTCATAAAGCGCTTGAAATCCTAGTAAAATTAGAACATCGAGGCGCTGTAAGTTCCGATGGCGTTACTGGTGATGGAGCTGGTATCTTGATAGATATTCCACATAAATTTTTTAAGATATTTTGCGAATTCGATTTACCCGAAGCTGGAGAATATGCAGTAAGTAATGTGTTTCTTCCAAAAAAGGAAAATCAACGTCAATATTGTATAGATGTATTCGAAAAAGAAATCGAAAAACAAGGACTAAAACTTATTGGCTGGAGAGATGTACCAGTAAATAGCGAAGTATTAGGTAGAGTTGCTAAAGTAACAGAACCTTTTGTTAAGCAAATTTTTATAGGAAAAGCTAACGATAAGCAAACAGACAGAGCATTTAATTTAAAATTATTCGCTGCAAGAAAAATTTCAGAACACACCATATATGGTTCTAAATTATCTGAAGCAAAATTCTTTTATCTTCCTAGTCTTTCAACTAAAATTATAATATTTAAAGGGCTTTTAATGCCTGAACATATAAATGAATATTATTTAGATTTATTCAATTCGGCTTTAGATACAAGATTAGCATTGGTTCACCAACGTTTTTCTACCAACACATTCCCAACTTGGGATTTAGCACAACCGTTTAGATACATTTGTCATAATGGTGAAATAAATACTGTAAGAGGTAATGTTTCTAGAATGTTTTCTCGTGAAGAAATCATGGAAAGCCCATTATTTGGAGACGATATTAAAAAAATAATCCCTACAATTTTAAGAGGGAAATCGGATTCTGCAACCTTAGACATGGTTGTCGAATTATTATTAATGACAGGTCGTTCGTTACCAGAAGCCATGATGATGCTTGTTCCAGAAGCTTGGGAAAAAAACCCAAACATGTCTGATGCTAAAAAAGCATTCTACGAATTTAACTCGTGCTTAATGGAGCCTTGGGATGGACCAGCCTCAATACCATTTACAGATGGTAATTTTATTGGCGCTGTTTTAGACAGAAACGGTTTACGCCCTTCGCGTTACACAGTAACAAAAAAAGGTAATGTAATTATGTCTTCGGAAACTGGAGTTGTAGACATTAAACCTGAAAATATTGAGTATCACGGTCGTTTAGAGCCTGGAAAAATGTTTTTAGTAGACATGAACCAAGGCCGAATTGTTAACGATGAAGAAATTAAAGAAGACATAGCTTCTAGACATCCTTACAGAGAGTGGTTAGACAAAAACCTAATCCACCTAAGAGACCTAAAAGCTAAAAAAGGACATATTGATTACGATGAAATCGACTTAAAAAAGCGTAAAATCGCTTTTGGATATACAGAAGAAGACTTAAATACTATTATTCGTCCAATGGCCCAATTAGGAAAAGAACCTATTGGATCTATGGGAAGCGATACTCCAATTGCTATTTTATCTGAACGTCCGCAATTAATATATAATTATTTTAAACAGATATTCGCACAAGTTACCAATCCGCCTTTAGATGGTATTCGCGAAGAATTAGTTACAGATATTAGTTTAACTTTAGGAAGCGATGTTAATATATTCGATGTTAATGCAGACCATTGTAAAAAACTAAAAATACAGAATCCAGTTATTTCAAAGCACGATTTAGATAAAATTAGAGACTACGATACAAATCCTGATTTTAAAGTTGAATCTATCTCAATGTTATATGAAGTAAACCGCGGATTAAACCAATTAGAAGTTGCACTTGAAGGCTTAGTGACTAAAGCATCAAAAGCAATTGATAATGGTGCAAATATTATTATTCTTTCAGATAGATACGTAGATAATGATCATGCACCAATTCCAGCATTATTAGCATGTTCTTATTTAAACCACGCACTACACAAATTAGAAAAACGCTCTAGAATTAGCTTGGTTATAGAATCTGCAGAACCTAGAGAAGTACATCACTTCGCCTTATTATTTGGCTATGGAGCAAGTGCTATAAATCCCTATATAGTAAACGAAATTGTTCAAGAACAGATTAATAATTTAGACCTAACAGATTTAGAATATTTAGCTGCTATTAAAAATTACAATAAAGCTGTTGGAAAAGGCATCTTAAAAGTGATGAACAAAATCGGAATTTCAACATTAAATTCTTATCGTGGATCGCAACTATTTGAATGCATTGGAATTAACACTAAAACTGTTGAAAAATACTTCCCAAATACACCAACACGTATTCAAGGTATTGGCTTAAGAGAGATTGAGCAAGAAATTGTAAAGCGTCACAAAAGAGCATTTCAAACCAACGAAACTAATACAGATATTGAAATTGGAGGAGAATACAGATGGAGACGTGGCCAAGAAAAGCATATGTTTAACCCATTAACTGTTGCAAAACTCCAAGAGTCTGTTCGCACAAATAAAGCATCAACTTTTAAAGAATTTTCAGATTTGGTAAATAATCAATCTGAACAATTAATGACCATTAGAGGTTTATTTGAATTCGACCAATTCGATCCTATTCCTTTAGAAGAAGTAGAACCTTGGACAGAAATTGTAAAACGTTTTAAAACTGGAGCCATGTCTTATGGTTCTATTAGTAAAGAAGCACACGAAAACTTAGCAATTGCCATGAATAGAATTGGAGGGAAATCTAATTCTGGTGAAGGTGGAGAAGATCAAGAACGTTTTTACAAAAGTTCTCAAGGCGATTGGAGAAACTCTGCTATTAAGCAAGTCGCTTCAGGTCGTTTTGGAGTAACCTCAAACTACTTAACAAGTGCAAGCGAAATTCAAATAAAAATTGCACAAGGTGCTAAACCTGGTGAAGGCGGACAATTACCTGGACCAAAGGTGAATAAAGAAATTGCTAAAACAAGAAATTCTACACCTTATGTAGGTTTAATTTCTCCGCCACCACATCACGATATTTATTCTATTGAAGATTTATCACAATTAATTTACGATGTAAAATCCGCAAATAGATCAGCAAGAATTAATGTTAAATTAGTTTCAGAAATTGGCGTAGGAACAGTTGCAGCAGGAGTTGCTAAAGCAAAAGCAGATGTTATTTTAATAGCAGGTTTTGATGGCGGAACAGGAGCAACGCCTTTAACTTCACAAAAACATTGTGGTTTACCTTGGGAATTAGGAATTGCAGAAGCGCAACAAACTTTAGTGATGAACGATCTTAGAAATCGTATTGTTTTAGAGTGCGATGGGCAATTAAAAACTGGTAGAGATGTAGCAATCGCATGTTTATTAGGAGCCGAAGAATTTGGTTTTGCCACTGCTCCTTTAGTAGCCTCAGGCTGTATTATGATGCGTGTTTGCCATTTAAACACGTGTCCAGTTGGAATCGCTACTCAGAATCCAGACCTACGTAAAAAGTTTAAAGGCAAGCCAGAACACGTTGTTAACTACATGTATTTTGTAGCTCAAGAATTACGTGAGATTATGGCCAAACTTGGATTTAGAACTATCAATGAAATGGTAGGACAATCGCAGAAATTAAATAGAAACAAAGCAATAGAGCACTATAAAGCTTCAGGTCTTGACTTATCACCTATTTTACACAAGGTAGATGTTGCAGACGATGTACAATTGTACAATACGTATTGCCAAGATCACAACTTGAATGTGCATTTAGATTTCAAGATCATTAAACAAGCACATCAAGCATTATTTAGAAGACAGAAAACACATTTAGAAATGCCTATCACTAATATAGATAGAGCAGTTGGTGCAGTTATAAGTAATGAAATCTCAAAAATCTATGGAGCAGATGGTTTACCAGACGACACCATTAATATTGATTTTACTGGTTCTGCTGGACAAAGTTTTGGAGCTTTTGCTACAAAAGGATTATCCTTTACAGTTCATGGAAACACCAACGATTACTTAGGTAAAGGCTTATCTGGAGCAAAATTAATTATTAAAGTACCAGAAAAATGTACGATTGTTCCAGAAGATAATATTATTACTGGAAACGTAACATTATATGGCGCAACTGCTGGAGAGGTTTACATAAACGGAAAAGCAGGAGAGCGTTTTTGTGTTAGAAATTCTGGCGCAGAAGCAGTTGTAGAAGGCATAGGAGATCACGGTTGTGAATATATGACTGGTGGAGTTGCCGTTATTCTTGGAGATGTAGGAAGAAACTTTGGAGCTGGAATGAGTGGAGGAGTTGCTTACGTCTTAGATAAAGATGGCAAATTCGAACAAAACTGTAATGGCGACGAATTAAATATCGATCCTATTGAAAGTGACGAAGACAAGCTTCAACTAAAACAATTGATCGAAAATCATTTTGAAGCTACTGGAAGCCCGTTAGCTGAACGTATTTTAAAAGACTGGAACAATTACCTTCCTCAGTTTAAAAAAGTATTACCAGAAGAGTACAGACAAGCCTTAGTGAGATTAGAACAAGAACAATTAGAAACAGCTTAGATTATGGGAAAGATAACAGGATTTTTAGAGTATAAGCGTCAAGACGAAAGTTACATTGCGCCAGAAAAGCGTATTGAAAACTATAAGGAATTTACAATTCCCTTAGAAGAAGAAAAACTAAAAGATCAAGGTGCACGTTGTATGGATTGCGGTATTCCGTTTTGCCATAGTGGTTGTCCTCTTGGTAATTTTATTCCAGATTTTAACGATAAAGTTTATAAAGGTAAGTGGAAAGAAGCTGCCGAAATTTTACATAAAACCAATAACTTCCCAGAGTTTACAGGTAGATTATGCCCAGCACCATGCGAAGAAGCATGTGTATTAGGTATTAATGAAGATCCTGTAACGATTGAAAACATTGAAAAAAACATAGTTGAAACTGCTTTTAACGAAGGTTGGATTACAGCAAATCCTCCAAAAATAAGAACAGAAAAAACAGTAGCCATTATTGGTTCTGGTCCTGCAGGTTTAGCGGCTGCACAACAATTAAACCGTGCAGGACATACTATTACTGTTTTTGAACGTGATGAAAAAGTTGGCGGATTATTACGTTATGGAATTCCAGATTTTAAAATGGAAAAAAACGTAATCGATAGACGTGTAAAAGTTTTAGAAGAAGAAGGCATTACGTTTACAACCAATGCACACGTTGGTAAAAACATAGACGCAAACAAACTTAAAGACGATTTTGATGCTGTTGTTTTATGTGGTGGAGCAACGGTAAGACGTAGTATTCCAATTCCTGGATCAGATTTAAAAGGCGTAACGCAAGCCATGGATTTCTTAAAACTAAATAACCAATATGTTGATGGTTTAGTTGATTTCAAAGACGTAATTTCTGCAGAAAAGAAAAACGTAATCGTAATTGGTGGTGGAGATACAGGAAGTGATTGTATAGGAACTTCTAATCGTCATGGCGCAACTTCAGTTACAAATTTCGAAATACTTAGCAAACCATCTGAAGGTCGTCCAGCTCATCAACCTTGGCCATATTGGCCAATGAAGCTAAAAACAACATCTTCTCACAAAGAAGGTGTAGAACGTTTTTTTAGCGTGTCGACCAAAGAATTTCTTGGAGACAAAAAAGGAAACTTAACAGGCTTAAAAACAATTCAAGTTGAGTGGATTTTTAAAGCAGGAGAAAGACCTCAACTAAAAGAAGTTGGAGGCACAGAAAAGGAATGGAAATGCGATTTAGCTTTATTAGCCTTAGGATTTACAGGAGCTGAAAAAACATTAGCAGACCAGTTTGGTTTAAATATGGATTTTAGAACCAATATTGAAGCTTCAACTAAAGATTACGCAACTAATGTTCCTGGTGTATTTGCAGCTGGAGACATGCGTAGAGGACAATCGTTAATTGTTTGGGCAATATCCGAAGGAAGACAAGCAGCGTATCATGTAGACACGTTTTTAAGGGGAGAATCTCATCTACCTTTAAAGGATGATAATGATTTACCTAGAGCTTAATACTAGTGAAAGCAAGAATTTAAAAAAGAATCACCCAAATTATAAGAATATTGATTTTATAATATTCATTTAGGACTATCTACAATTATTTTATTTTAGTCTATAGTACTGAAAAAGCACCTTGAAAAAGGTGCTTTTTTTATATAACAAGTAGCTTAATAGCACTAAGTCCTATCCTTAATCCCATTAATCTTCTCAAAAGAAGCAACCATACCTTGAATTAAAGAAGAACTCAAACCTTGGTGCTCCATTTCGTTTAAACCTTCAATGGTACAACCTCTAGGTGTTGTTACTTTATCTATTTCTTCTTCTGGATGATTACCTGTAGTAATTAGTAAACCCGCAGCACCTTCTGCTGTATGCATTGCTAATAACTGAGCTTCCTTAGCATCAAAACCAAGCTGTATTGCTGCTTGCGTTGTAGCTCTAATTAATCGCATCCAAAAAGCAATTCCGCTTGCACAAACTACTGTTGCTGCTTGCATTTGCTTTTCTGGAATCACTAAAGTTGCACCCAAAAGATCGAATATTTTTATGGCAGTATTTAACTTTAATTGTGCTTTTTCGTTACTACAAATACAGGTCATAGATTTACCAACTGCGATTGCTGTATTTGGCATGGCACGAATTACAGAATACTCAGCTCCAATAATAGCTTCAATTTTTTCTATAGAAAAACCTGTAATCGTAGAAATTAAAGTATGCTTCTGTGAAATAAACTGTTTGTTTTTACGCAATACAGCTCCTAAATGACTTGGTTGAACAGCAAAAATAATAATATCTGAATTTGCTATTGCTTCTCCATTATCACTTGTAATAATTACTTTTTTTTCAGATTTTAATCCTTCCAATTCGTTAATATGACGCTTTGTTAAGTATAACGATGTCGTAATATCACTTGATAATAATCCTTTTGCGATAGATAACCCAAGGTTACCAACTCCTATAATTGCTATTTTCATAAAATTTATTTTTTCTTTTCCGCAAAGACGGAAATCTCTTTAAATTAAAATTAATGTAATTTGACTGCTATGTCGAACCTAAAAAAAATCAGGTAGACAAAATTCTGCTTTTCTTCAAAACCAAAGGTAACTTCTATTTCGGAAACTTTTCTCTAATGTTATCCAAACACAAATTACCAATACTACCAACATGTGTATGTTTTTTAGATGTGTCTGGCTTATATGTTCCGTTTTCAACCTCACCTCCTATTTTTTGATATGCTTCTCTAAAAGGCATACCTCCAACAACCAATGTATTAATATTATCTACCGTAAAAAGGTATTGATATTTAGCATCGTTTAAGTCAATATGTTTTACTATAACTTGTTGAATAGCGTAATTAAAAATATCTAATAAATCTTTCACATCTTCAATTGCAGCAATTATATTTTCTTTTAACAACTGAAAATCTCTGTGATAACCACTTGGCAAATTATTTGTAATTAACACCATTTCGGTATGCAAGGCTTGTATTTTATTAGCTTTTCCTCTAATAAGCTCAAACACATCAGGATTCTTTTTGTGTGGCATAATACTACTTCCTGTTGTTAGCTCGTCTGGGAACGCTATAAAGCCAAAATTCTGACTATTATACACGCAAATATCCATTGCAAAACGCGCTAAT includes these proteins:
- a CDS encoding P-II family nitrogen regulator; protein product: MKKVEAIIRKAKFSAVKEALHEVGVNFFSYWDVTGLGNEQEGHVYRGVSYSTSDIQRRYLSIVVNDDFEAVTIKAILESGSTGDVGDGKIFVSNIDEVYRIRTGEKGGNTLK
- a CDS encoding outer membrane beta-barrel protein; its protein translation is MKKITLTIMLLITSIIIAQNKEEAAEKKFSFEGSVDAYYRANLTAPNDTTQIAPPTSFADKSGFSLGMANIIASYEKGKVGAVADLVFGPRGEVASATVLNQLFAYYNISENTKLTFGKFNTYLGYEVISPVGNFNYSTSYLFSNGPFSHTGIKADFTLSEDFSLMLGVFNQTDVTEFNPDGSYAVGAQLGYDGQFLNLLYDAAGLGFEVDYTGGFDATDDFFVGINAAYADNDGEGFYGVDLYPQYTLSEAFSLGLRGEYFQTQSDAIDDDPSVFAVTLTGSYTIDDLIIKPEFRLDNGSEDMFIDTDLMATKSLGSFVVAAIYKF
- the gltB gene encoding glutamate synthase large subunit, with the protein product MLKKQGLYLPEFEHDNCGAGFICSLTGKRSNDIIHKALEILVKLEHRGAVSSDGVTGDGAGILIDIPHKFFKIFCEFDLPEAGEYAVSNVFLPKKENQRQYCIDVFEKEIEKQGLKLIGWRDVPVNSEVLGRVAKVTEPFVKQIFIGKANDKQTDRAFNLKLFAARKISEHTIYGSKLSEAKFFYLPSLSTKIIIFKGLLMPEHINEYYLDLFNSALDTRLALVHQRFSTNTFPTWDLAQPFRYICHNGEINTVRGNVSRMFSREEIMESPLFGDDIKKIIPTILRGKSDSATLDMVVELLLMTGRSLPEAMMMLVPEAWEKNPNMSDAKKAFYEFNSCLMEPWDGPASIPFTDGNFIGAVLDRNGLRPSRYTVTKKGNVIMSSETGVVDIKPENIEYHGRLEPGKMFLVDMNQGRIVNDEEIKEDIASRHPYREWLDKNLIHLRDLKAKKGHIDYDEIDLKKRKIAFGYTEEDLNTIIRPMAQLGKEPIGSMGSDTPIAILSERPQLIYNYFKQIFAQVTNPPLDGIREELVTDISLTLGSDVNIFDVNADHCKKLKIQNPVISKHDLDKIRDYDTNPDFKVESISMLYEVNRGLNQLEVALEGLVTKASKAIDNGANIIILSDRYVDNDHAPIPALLACSYLNHALHKLEKRSRISLVIESAEPREVHHFALLFGYGASAINPYIVNEIVQEQINNLDLTDLEYLAAIKNYNKAVGKGILKVMNKIGISTLNSYRGSQLFECIGINTKTVEKYFPNTPTRIQGIGLREIEQEIVKRHKRAFQTNETNTDIEIGGEYRWRRGQEKHMFNPLTVAKLQESVRTNKASTFKEFSDLVNNQSEQLMTIRGLFEFDQFDPIPLEEVEPWTEIVKRFKTGAMSYGSISKEAHENLAIAMNRIGGKSNSGEGGEDQERFYKSSQGDWRNSAIKQVASGRFGVTSNYLTSASEIQIKIAQGAKPGEGGQLPGPKVNKEIAKTRNSTPYVGLISPPPHHDIYSIEDLSQLIYDVKSANRSARINVKLVSEIGVGTVAAGVAKAKADVILIAGFDGGTGATPLTSQKHCGLPWELGIAEAQQTLVMNDLRNRIVLECDGQLKTGRDVAIACLLGAEEFGFATAPLVASGCIMMRVCHLNTCPVGIATQNPDLRKKFKGKPEHVVNYMYFVAQELREIMAKLGFRTINEMVGQSQKLNRNKAIEHYKASGLDLSPILHKVDVADDVQLYNTYCQDHNLNVHLDFKIIKQAHQALFRRQKTHLEMPITNIDRAVGAVISNEISKIYGADGLPDDTINIDFTGSAGQSFGAFATKGLSFTVHGNTNDYLGKGLSGAKLIIKVPEKCTIVPEDNIITGNVTLYGATAGEVYINGKAGERFCVRNSGAEAVVEGIGDHGCEYMTGGVAVILGDVGRNFGAGMSGGVAYVLDKDGKFEQNCNGDELNIDPIESDEDKLQLKQLIENHFEATGSPLAERILKDWNNYLPQFKKVLPEEYRQALVRLEQEQLETA
- a CDS encoding glutamate synthase subunit beta; translation: MGKITGFLEYKRQDESYIAPEKRIENYKEFTIPLEEEKLKDQGARCMDCGIPFCHSGCPLGNFIPDFNDKVYKGKWKEAAEILHKTNNFPEFTGRLCPAPCEEACVLGINEDPVTIENIEKNIVETAFNEGWITANPPKIRTEKTVAIIGSGPAGLAAAQQLNRAGHTITVFERDEKVGGLLRYGIPDFKMEKNVIDRRVKVLEEEGITFTTNAHVGKNIDANKLKDDFDAVVLCGGATVRRSIPIPGSDLKGVTQAMDFLKLNNQYVDGLVDFKDVISAEKKNVIVIGGGDTGSDCIGTSNRHGATSVTNFEILSKPSEGRPAHQPWPYWPMKLKTTSSHKEGVERFFSVSTKEFLGDKKGNLTGLKTIQVEWIFKAGERPQLKEVGGTEKEWKCDLALLALGFTGAEKTLADQFGLNMDFRTNIEASTKDYATNVPGVFAAGDMRRGQSLIVWAISEGRQAAYHVDTFLRGESHLPLKDDNDLPRA
- the proC gene encoding pyrroline-5-carboxylate reductase produces the protein MKIAIIGVGNLGLSIAKGLLSSDITTSLYLTKRHINELEGLKSEKKVIITSDNGEAIANSDIIIFAVQPSHLGAVLRKNKQFISQKHTLISTITGFSIEKIEAIIGAEYSVIRAMPNTAIAVGKSMTCICSNEKAQLKLNTAIKIFDLLGATLVIPEKQMQAATVVCASGIAFWMRLIRATTQAAIQLGFDAKEAQLLAMHTAEGAAGLLITTGNHPEEEIDKVTTPRGCTIEGLNEMEHQGLSSSLIQGMVASFEKINGIKDRT